The following are encoded together in the Thermoanaerobacterales bacterium genome:
- a CDS encoding RsiV family protein encodes MGLRGIIREYGCCSGGAKRLANTGGGDFQPALEGGENLDTRTGKTLLLKDFFKPGEDYQSLVAGEIRKQISARPQDFYEDAADRVKTIREDQPFYIKEGAVVVYFGQYEIAPYATGMPEFEIPVSAMP; translated from the coding sequence TTGGGACTACGCGGAATCATCCGGGAGTACGGTTGTTGTTCGGGTGGCGCGAAGAGGCTGGCGAATACCGGGGGCGGGGACTTTCAGCCCGCCCTGGAGGGAGGTGAGAACCTGGATACCCGGACGGGGAAGACGCTTCTGCTCAAGGACTTCTTTAAGCCGGGCGAGGACTACCAAAGCCTGGTGGCGGGCGAGATCCGCAAGCAGATCTCCGCGAGGCCCCAGGATTTCTATGAGGACGCCGCCGACCGCGTGAAGACGATCCGCGAAGACCAGCCGTTTTATATCAAAGAGGGTGCCGTCGTCGTTTACTTCGGCCAGTATGAGATCGCCCCCTATGCCACCGGGATGCCGGAATTCGAGATCCCGGTTTCGGCGATGCCGTGA
- the rsgA gene encoding ribosome small subunit-dependent GTPase A, giving the protein MDLNLLGWNSFYARHYQPFKEQGFAVGRVTTEYRHLYQVLSEHGEFLAEVSGKMRYASPDAEGFPAVGDWVVFTARDEGKATVHAVLPRRSKFSRKVAGRQCAEQVVAANIDTVFLVNALNRDFNLRRIERYLTLAWESGADPVVVLSKTDLCQDVDVKKAAVEAIAFGVPVHAISNLTGEGLEELRPYLGRGRTVALLGSSGAGKSSLINRLTGEEIQRVQETRPDDDRGRHTTTQRRMIFLPQGGIIIDTPGMRELQLWGSDQGLQDTFQDIEELARRCRFTDCRHQNEPGCAVIAALRDGTLDQSRYGNYVKLQKELAYLARKTDRQAYLADKEKWKKIHKQIKAFYKR; this is encoded by the coding sequence TTGGACCTCAATCTACTGGGATGGAACTCTTTTTACGCCCGGCATTATCAGCCGTTTAAGGAACAGGGCTTCGCTGTCGGGCGCGTGACAACTGAATATCGCCACCTCTACCAGGTTCTGTCTGAACACGGTGAGTTTCTTGCTGAAGTATCCGGGAAAATGCGATACGCATCCCCGGACGCGGAGGGCTTCCCCGCCGTCGGCGATTGGGTGGTGTTTACGGCACGGGATGAAGGCAAGGCCACGGTCCACGCCGTTCTCCCCCGCCGGAGCAAGTTCTCGCGCAAGGTGGCGGGGCGACAGTGCGCGGAACAGGTCGTGGCCGCCAACATTGATACCGTGTTTCTGGTCAATGCCCTGAACCGGGACTTCAACCTGCGGCGGATAGAACGCTACCTGACGCTGGCCTGGGAAAGCGGGGCCGACCCCGTGGTGGTGCTCAGCAAGACCGACCTTTGCCAGGACGTGGATGTTAAGAAGGCTGCCGTGGAAGCCATCGCCTTCGGGGTGCCCGTCCACGCGATCAGTAACCTGACGGGCGAAGGCCTGGAAGAACTGCGGCCCTACCTGGGGCGAGGCCGGACGGTGGCCCTGCTGGGGTCCTCCGGGGCCGGGAAGTCCTCGCTGATCAACCGGCTCACCGGAGAGGAAATACAGCGGGTGCAGGAAACCCGGCCGGACGACGACCGAGGCCGGCACACGACCACCCAGCGCAGGATGATCTTCTTACCCCAGGGGGGCATTATCATCGACACCCCCGGCATGCGGGAACTGCAGTTGTGGGGTTCCGACCAGGGGCTCCAGGACACCTTCCAGGATATCGAGGAACTGGCCCGGCGGTGCCGTTTCACCGATTGCCGGCACCAGAACGAACCCGGGTGCGCGGTCATCGCGGCGCTGCGCGACGGAACGCTGGACCAAAGCCGTTACGGCAACTACGTGAAGCTGCAGAAAGAGCTTGCCTACCTGGCGCGCAAGACTGACCGGCAGGCCTACCTCGCCGACAAGGAGAAATGGAAGAAGATCCATAAGCAAATTAAAGCCTTCTACAAGCGCTAG